The Thermococcus thermotolerans genome contains a region encoding:
- a CDS encoding phytoene desaturase family protein yields the protein MRAVVIGSGIGGLLTASFLAKNGYDVTVIEKSPHIGGRFTNLNYRGFGLSTGAFHMLPHGEDGPLAHLLRLLNADVQIVNSKPKGMILYGGKTFHYRDGWKYLSFTEKAKATKLLLDIKRNKLPAGEEAEMRGREWIRERIGDNEFVDLFIKSFLGWADSVLDVPAGELAREIKAALRWGGPGLVNGGCRAITGELARIVVENGGKILMKKRAVEIDPEAKRVFTSDGEEFAYDVLISNVGIKETVELIGRENFDRDYLRRVDSLKPSEGIKYNVALKGGSRIGNTVVFTLDTERINGYNEPSSLSPELAREGYTLVMLHHALQSRNVKAEQRKGIEDIYRIFPNLDEEGEILLIQTYLDGNPVNRVASGQTVEDFPISDVYIVGDAYKPPGGIEVEGIALGVMRTLERLGLGDFREWYL from the coding sequence ATGAGGGCAGTTGTAATAGGCTCCGGAATCGGCGGTCTTCTAACGGCTTCCTTCCTGGCTAAAAACGGTTACGATGTCACCGTCATCGAAAAGTCACCCCACATCGGCGGCCGCTTTACAAATTTAAACTACAGGGGCTTCGGCCTCTCCACAGGAGCGTTCCACATGCTCCCCCACGGCGAGGACGGGCCTTTGGCTCACCTTCTCAGGCTCCTCAACGCGGACGTCCAAATCGTCAACTCGAAGCCGAAGGGCATGATTCTCTACGGCGGAAAGACCTTCCACTACCGTGATGGCTGGAAGTACCTGAGCTTTACCGAGAAGGCGAAAGCGACAAAGCTCCTCCTTGACATAAAGAGGAACAAACTACCGGCCGGAGAAGAGGCTGAGATGAGAGGCCGCGAGTGGATAAGGGAAAGGATAGGCGACAACGAGTTCGTTGACCTCTTCATCAAGAGCTTCCTCGGCTGGGCCGACAGCGTCCTGGACGTTCCGGCGGGAGAGCTGGCGAGGGAGATAAAGGCGGCGCTGAGATGGGGAGGGCCCGGACTGGTCAATGGAGGGTGTAGGGCGATAACCGGAGAGCTGGCAAGGATAGTGGTAGAAAACGGCGGAAAAATCCTCATGAAGAAGAGGGCCGTCGAAATCGACCCCGAGGCGAAGAGAGTCTTTACTTCCGACGGGGAGGAGTTCGCCTACGACGTCCTCATCTCCAACGTCGGGATAAAGGAAACCGTCGAGCTGATCGGCAGGGAGAACTTCGACCGGGACTACCTCAGGCGCGTTGATTCCCTCAAACCGAGCGAGGGCATCAAGTATAACGTTGCCCTGAAGGGCGGGTCAAGGATAGGGAACACCGTCGTCTTCACCCTTGACACGGAGAGGATAAACGGCTACAACGAGCCGTCATCTCTGAGCCCTGAGCTAGCGAGGGAGGGATATACTCTGGTAATGCTCCACCACGCTTTACAGAGCAGAAACGTCAAGGCCGAGCAGAGGAAGGGCATCGAGGACATCTACCGCATCTTCCCGAACCTCGACGAGGAAGGGGAGATTCTGCTCATCCAGACCTACCTCGACGGGAATCCCGTCAACAGGGTCGCCAGCGGCCAGACCGTCGAGGACTTCCCGATAAGCGATGTTTACATCGTCGGCGACGCCTACAAGCCACCCGGAGGAATCGAGGTTGAGGGCATAGCTCTCGGCGTCATGAGGACACTTGAGAGGCTCGGCCTTGGGGACTTCCGGGAATGGTATCTCTGA
- the gor gene encoding glyceraldehyde-3-phosphate:ferredoxin oxidoreductase, translated as MRFTVLRINLNKGKVESEELERDGVYGVIDYGIEVHESLETHSLEPYDPQNVMVMGMGPFSGSTLPGAHRLMFFFRSPLYGTLFPSAMGGAAYAFKNVGIDFVAFEGKAEKPVVVLLYNDGENVRVELHAIELEKVIEIWRGYKGEEGVYALTQYLIDTFGERFDFEYRIAVVGPAALNTNYGAIFSQALRKGERLVGSEDWAARGGPGSVLLRAHNVVGIIFGGKPRRRSFPGEDIGSFKTSKSIVEGVHKKPYNEIIAEKTTKYRFNPKLNTGGTFGGNYPAEGDFVPILNWQMPYIPKEERIKIHENIMKHYWEPFNEEAIKPKNWTTCGEPCPVVCKKHRRGHHVEYEPYEANGPLSGSISLRASDISVHAADAMGFDAIEFGGTAAWVLELIHRGLLKPEEVGISGKPEFTKEALLERPVEASEVNAKLVAELAHRVAFAENEIARIIGLGKRKASVIFDERFKDRLKYGESFKDYGVFVPLGEDGEMTPTMYWAIGNYIPLPIQGRYWTFYQFGVFLEPEELAQKIIASALWEFWYDNVGWCRFHRGWMKPVLKALFMDAYGENVDMEEHAKKQIKRLIEYARKAGYTPAFWDSMRVIDLVAAGSEEFGNERWAERFRIDKVGTAKEYLERVLSAYSEILGVEWRF; from the coding sequence ATGAGGTTCACGGTTCTCAGGATCAACCTGAACAAAGGAAAGGTCGAAAGCGAGGAGCTGGAGAGGGATGGGGTATACGGGGTTATAGACTACGGGATAGAGGTTCACGAGAGCCTGGAAACCCACAGCCTTGAACCATACGATCCCCAGAACGTCATGGTAATGGGCATGGGGCCGTTTTCAGGCTCAACCCTGCCCGGGGCTCACAGGCTCATGTTCTTCTTCCGTTCCCCCCTATACGGGACTCTCTTTCCATCTGCAATGGGAGGCGCTGCTTACGCCTTCAAAAACGTTGGCATAGACTTCGTGGCCTTCGAGGGCAAGGCCGAGAAGCCCGTCGTTGTTTTACTTTACAACGACGGCGAAAACGTAAGGGTGGAGCTCCACGCGATAGAGCTTGAGAAGGTCATCGAAATATGGAGGGGCTACAAGGGAGAGGAGGGAGTCTATGCCCTCACCCAGTATCTCATCGATACCTTTGGAGAACGCTTTGACTTCGAGTACAGAATAGCGGTCGTTGGGCCCGCCGCTCTAAACACCAACTACGGAGCGATATTCTCCCAGGCACTCAGGAAGGGAGAAAGGCTTGTTGGAAGCGAGGACTGGGCGGCAAGGGGAGGCCCGGGTTCGGTTCTTCTCAGGGCTCACAACGTCGTCGGAATAATATTCGGCGGAAAGCCGAGGAGGAGAAGCTTCCCGGGCGAGGACATCGGCAGCTTCAAGACCTCCAAGAGTATCGTCGAGGGCGTGCACAAAAAGCCGTACAACGAGATAATAGCCGAGAAGACGACCAAGTACCGCTTCAACCCCAAGCTCAACACCGGCGGAACCTTCGGTGGCAACTACCCGGCCGAGGGCGACTTCGTTCCGATACTAAACTGGCAGATGCCCTACATTCCAAAGGAGGAGCGCATAAAAATCCACGAAAACATCATGAAGCACTACTGGGAGCCCTTCAACGAAGAGGCCATAAAGCCCAAGAACTGGACGACCTGCGGCGAGCCCTGTCCTGTCGTGTGTAAGAAGCACCGGAGGGGACACCACGTAGAGTACGAGCCCTACGAGGCCAACGGTCCGCTGAGCGGAAGCATAAGCCTGAGAGCCAGCGACATAAGCGTCCACGCCGCCGATGCAATGGGCTTCGACGCGATAGAGTTCGGTGGAACCGCAGCGTGGGTTTTGGAATTAATCCACCGCGGTCTGCTCAAGCCGGAGGAGGTTGGCATAAGCGGAAAGCCGGAGTTCACCAAAGAGGCCCTTCTTGAGAGACCGGTGGAGGCGAGCGAGGTCAACGCCAAGCTCGTCGCCGAGCTGGCCCACAGGGTGGCCTTCGCCGAGAACGAGATAGCGAGGATAATCGGCCTCGGAAAGAGGAAGGCCAGCGTAATCTTCGACGAGAGGTTCAAGGACAGGCTGAAGTACGGCGAGAGCTTCAAGGACTACGGCGTCTTTGTCCCTCTCGGCGAGGACGGTGAGATGACGCCGACGATGTACTGGGCGATAGGCAACTACATACCGCTCCCGATTCAGGGTAGGTACTGGACCTTCTACCAGTTCGGCGTCTTTCTTGAGCCGGAGGAGCTCGCCCAGAAGATAATCGCCTCGGCTCTCTGGGAGTTCTGGTACGACAACGTCGGCTGGTGCCGCTTCCACAGGGGATGGATGAAGCCCGTCCTTAAGGCACTGTTCATGGACGCCTACGGAGAGAACGTCGACATGGAGGAGCACGCGAAGAAGCAGATAAAGAGGCTCATAGAGTACGCGAGGAAAGCCGGCTACACCCCGGCATTCTGGGACAGCATGCGCGTGATAGACCTCGTCGCCGCCGGAAGCGAGGAGTTCGGCAACGAGCGCTGGGCCGAAAGGTTCAGAATCGACAAGGTCGGCACCGCCAAGGAGTACCTCGAGAGGGTGCTCAGTGCATACAGCGAGATTCTGGGAGTGGAGTGGAGGTTTTGA
- a CDS encoding DUF1667 domain-containing protein, with translation MSEVKKFRLTCIVCPLGCTVEVTMEGDRITGVEGFTCPRGKDYAIQEIREPKRIVMSVVKVRGGRFPTVAVKSDRPVPKELIPEIMKKLAEVEVEAPVSVGQVIVENVLGTGANIVATREV, from the coding sequence ATGAGTGAGGTCAAGAAGTTCAGGCTGACCTGCATCGTCTGCCCCCTTGGCTGTACGGTTGAGGTGACCATGGAAGGCGACAGGATAACCGGAGTTGAGGGCTTCACATGCCCCCGGGGGAAGGACTACGCGATACAGGAAATCAGGGAGCCGAAGCGCATCGTCATGAGCGTTGTGAAGGTGAGGGGAGGAAGGTTTCCGACGGTGGCAGTTAAGAGCGACAGGCCCGTTCCCAAGGAGCTCATACCCGAGATAATGAAAAAGCTCGCGGAAGTTGAGGTCGAAGCGCCGGTCAGCGTGGGGCAGGTCATCGTTGAGAACGTACTGGGAACCGGGGCGAACATAGTTGCCACGAGGGAGGTGTAG
- a CDS encoding prenyltransferase/squalene oxidase repeat-containing protein: MRNKILATILIFLLGIALIISATKTRPISPEVVSSSWVNWTVKRLYLAQDPVTGGWNGDVSFTILPSLYHTYHGIMTLSLLNLSPTHLEKTIEFLREEEENFYNGRNYPSVLDAYYLLTLFKEFNMSLRNREAFENFIIEDMRKSNETFLHAKTLILLNSTLAKNVSMSLWLKLRPEHSLDFLWDFLQFRGLLMESGYSPDEIPNYTVMYETARAVFDEASDRIERLGFFDLKTMARFIREEHIKNETLRRKILTSIQKYKCLDGAYSDTRGAKKGHLDTTHWAVETITYAGGDVGADTVSYLRSLEGPLGGFVGIPNYIVPNPVGTAFSVITLKLLNSTVPNETSVRDYLLTEISRESKPSLIWVEYEALKELGVPPSKLKETVEPLLKSFLDNLNLSDVYQNHYLLKDIYYLLVTSRELGIEIDERWKENVTSFVLGLKDSDGGFGSKISKIKINRLEITLYSVLILNELGYGYGDKKTVKFIKSSRQGALWWSLPITRYTLLALNSMGAKVDGKEEIAKALELRKCPYGFFSYAPCEHHEQGGPIPTFLALDILRLLDYH; the protein is encoded by the coding sequence ATGAGAAACAAAATCCTAGCCACTATTTTGATTTTTTTATTGGGGATTGCTCTCATCATCTCGGCAACAAAGACACGGCCTATTTCACCCGAGGTAGTATCCTCTTCATGGGTAAACTGGACGGTAAAACGCCTTTACCTCGCTCAGGATCCGGTTACAGGTGGCTGGAACGGCGACGTTTCATTTACGATACTTCCAAGCCTGTATCACACATATCACGGTATCATGACGCTGAGCCTTCTGAACCTTAGTCCAACACATCTCGAAAAAACCATAGAGTTCCTGAGGGAAGAAGAGGAGAATTTTTACAACGGTCGGAATTACCCTTCGGTTCTTGATGCCTATTATCTGCTAACACTCTTTAAAGAGTTCAATATGAGCCTCAGAAACAGGGAGGCCTTCGAAAACTTCATCATTGAGGACATGAGGAAGTCAAACGAGACCTTCCTGCATGCGAAAACCCTCATTCTGCTTAATTCTACCTTGGCGAAGAACGTTTCCATGTCTCTCTGGCTCAAGCTGAGGCCGGAACACTCACTGGATTTTTTGTGGGACTTCCTTCAGTTCAGGGGGCTTCTCATGGAGTCAGGATACTCCCCCGATGAAATACCCAACTACACCGTGATGTATGAGACCGCGAGGGCCGTGTTTGATGAGGCGTCCGACAGAATAGAGAGACTCGGTTTCTTTGATCTCAAAACCATGGCGAGATTCATAAGGGAGGAACACATCAAAAACGAAACGCTAAGAAGAAAAATACTAACGAGTATTCAGAAATACAAGTGCCTTGACGGCGCATACTCTGACACGAGAGGCGCTAAAAAGGGACACCTTGACACCACGCACTGGGCGGTGGAGACGATAACCTATGCAGGAGGAGACGTTGGGGCGGATACTGTAAGCTACCTGCGGTCCCTTGAAGGGCCACTCGGAGGTTTCGTAGGCATTCCAAACTACATAGTGCCTAATCCGGTGGGCACCGCCTTCTCCGTAATAACTCTCAAGCTTTTGAATTCAACGGTGCCCAATGAGACGAGTGTCAGAGACTACCTACTCACTGAAATCTCAAGGGAGAGTAAACCGAGCCTGATATGGGTGGAATACGAGGCACTAAAGGAGCTTGGTGTGCCTCCCAGTAAGCTTAAGGAGACAGTAGAACCCCTTCTGAAAAGCTTCCTCGACAACCTGAACCTCTCGGATGTCTATCAAAACCACTACCTGCTAAAGGATATATACTACCTGCTTGTAACGAGTAGGGAACTGGGCATTGAAATCGACGAAAGATGGAAAGAAAACGTGACCTCCTTTGTTTTGGGACTAAAGGATAGTGATGGAGGGTTTGGTAGCAAAATATCAAAGATAAAAATTAACCGGCTCGAAATAACTCTTTACTCAGTCCTGATCCTCAACGAGCTTGGGTACGGGTATGGGGATAAAAAGACGGTTAAGTTCATTAAATCCAGCAGACAAGGCGCCCTGTGGTGGTCTTTACCAATAACCAGGTACACTTTGCTGGCTCTAAACTCAATGGGGGCCAAGGTTGACGGGAAAGAGGAGATAGCAAAGGCACTTGAGCTGAGAAAGTGCCCCTATGGCTTTTTCTCTTACGCCCCATGCGAACATCATGAGCAGGGGGGACCAATACCAACGTTTTTAGCGCTCGATATCCTCAGGCTTCTTGATTATCATTAG